One Nitrospira sp. DNA window includes the following coding sequences:
- a CDS encoding Transcriptional regulator, GntR family domain / Aspartate aminotransferase codes for MTNQTLVEHFEISLQTPCGEVTTAVGVPTSFVPVTAILPLMRSLGEEVQTMEQRRLVEAGQTVSCQKGCAACCRMLVPISAPEALALADTVDRLEQNERNRLLAKIDLAKQRLARVGILNQLSALAESTAPVDDEAVEPLNRAYYALRMPCPFLENEVCSIYADRPAACRELAVTSPAVECQDMTSATIRAVPVAVRISTALSLLWAELTATAPRLIPLPLAVDWAQRHQAEQDRRWAGTDLFEKALDKIWRYLSQEKARRESGQ; via the coding sequence GTGACGAACCAAACGCTCGTCGAACATTTTGAAATTTCTCTCCAGACTCCGTGCGGAGAGGTCACGACCGCCGTGGGCGTGCCGACGAGCTTCGTCCCGGTCACGGCCATCCTGCCGCTCATGCGCAGCCTCGGCGAAGAGGTCCAGACGATGGAACAGCGCCGGCTGGTCGAAGCCGGCCAGACAGTGTCCTGTCAGAAAGGTTGTGCCGCCTGTTGCAGGATGCTCGTGCCCATCTCAGCGCCTGAAGCCCTCGCGCTGGCAGACACAGTCGATCGGCTGGAGCAAAATGAACGGAATCGCCTTCTGGCAAAGATCGACCTCGCCAAGCAGCGCCTGGCGCGAGTCGGTATCTTAAACCAACTGTCCGCATTGGCCGAATCCACGGCCCCGGTCGACGATGAAGCTGTTGAGCCGTTGAATCGGGCGTACTATGCGCTCCGCATGCCCTGTCCCTTTCTGGAGAACGAGGTCTGCAGCATCTACGCAGACCGACCGGCTGCCTGCCGCGAACTGGCCGTCACGTCGCCTGCCGTAGAGTGCCAGGACATGACCAGCGCGACGATCCGGGCTGTTCCCGTGGCCGTTCGAATCAGCACAGCCTTGAGTCTCCTCTGGGCGGAATTGACCGCGACTGCGCCCCGGCTCATTCCGCTCCCGCTGGCCGTCGACTGGGCGCAACGCCATCAAGCCGAACAGGATCGCCGATGGGCCGGCACGGACCTGTTCGAAAAGGCCCTCGACAAAATCTGGCGGTACCTCAGCCAGGAAAAGGCCCGCCGCGAGAGCGGGCAATGA